One Chaetodon trifascialis isolate fChaTrf1 chromosome 13, fChaTrf1.hap1, whole genome shotgun sequence DNA segment encodes these proteins:
- the sertad2b gene encoding SERTA domain-containing protein 2b — protein MFGKGAKRKLDEDEEGLEGKTLEASVAGGELGLGPEGLSKVSYTLQRQTIFNISLMKLYSQRPLGEPSLERRVLINNMLRRIQDELKQEGSLRPLLFPPSPPPDDPMDEGFREAPPSFGVLSAAATAQVSQPSALLMPVIAPPPSPHPMVPPNCQASQTCPNRVEACPAPLEACLTPASLLEEDGGDSAFCASSPPTPPLSPPPTLSPPLPSALLSQAAPRVPVPASSNDVLPSTLSDMELGPPTAITRTAAANTTTVTTSPAPTPLIQSSHLAPLSPTPTGLPRDCRTMGAKPEAAGILLAEGRYAEPRPMDTLPTLSPGGLVDISYSPSSPGSSSSPSGFLSDLALDDVLFADIDTSMYDFDPCTTTGSVGVMAGSGLAKLSPVVTADDLLKSLASPYSGPAPQVSANQPFKIDLTELDHIMEVLVGS, from the coding sequence ATGTTCGGTAAAGGTGCGAAGCGGAAGCTGGACGAGGATGAAGAGGGGCTGGAAGGCAAAACGCTGGAGGCATCGGTGGCGGGAGGGGAACTAGGCCTTGGTCCAGAGGGCTTGTCCAAGGTGTCGTACACCCTGCAACGGCAGACCATCTTCAACATTTCCCTGATGAAACTGTACAGCCAGCGGCCACTTGGCGAGCCCAGCCTGGAGCGCCGTGTCCTCATCAACAACATGCTACGGCGCATCCAGGATGAACTCAAGCAAGAAGGCTCCCTGCGGCCACTGCTCTTCCCGCCCTCACCGCCACCAGACGACCCCATGGATGAGGGCTTCCGTGAGGCGCCCCCCTCTTTTGGGGTCTTGTCAGCGGCAGCAACGGCACAAGTATCCCAGCCTTCTGCCCTGTTGATGCCGGTGATCGCTCCACCACCTTCACCCCACCCAATGGTGCCTCCCAACTGCCAGGCATCCCAGACCTGCCCCAATCGTGTGGAGGCCTGCCCCGCCCCTCTAGAAGCCTGCCTCACTCCAGCCTCTTTACTAGAGGAGGATGGTGGAGATTCAGCCTTTTGTGCTTCATCCCCACCCACTCCTCCTCTGTCGCCTCCCCCAACACTGTCTCCCCCTCTACCTTCGGCACTTCTGAGCCAGGCGGCCCCCAGGGTCCCTGTGCCTGCCTCGTCCAATGACGTATTACCCTCCACTCTGAGTGACATGGAGTTGGGTCCTCCCACAGCCATAACaaggacagcagcagctaataCTACGACCGTGACTACCTCCCCAGCTCCCACACCACTCATCCAGTCCTCACACTTAGCACCCCTCTCCCCAACACCCACAGGTCTACCCAGAGACTGCAGGACCATGGGCGCTAAACCAGAGGCAGCTGGTATCTTGCTCGCAGAAGGCCGTTATGCCGAGCCCCGACCGATGGACACTCTGCCCACACTGTCCCCTGGTGGCCTAGTAGACATTTCCtactctccttcctcccctggctcctcatcctcaccctcGGGGTTTCTCTCAGACTTGGCACTGGACGATGTCCTGTTCGCCGACATCGACACATCCATGTATGACTTTGACCCCTGTACGACTACGGGGTCTGTGGGCGTGATGGCAGGTAGTGGCCTCGCCAAACTGTCACCGGTGGTGACGGCGGACGACCTCCTCAAATCGCTGGCGTCGCCTTACAGCGGCCCCGCCCCACaagtttcagccaatcagcctTTCAAAATTGATCTGACAGAACTGGACCACATCATGGAGGTATTGGTGGGTTCGTGA